Proteins co-encoded in one Sulfuricystis thermophila genomic window:
- a CDS encoding cobalamin B12-binding domain-containing protein, with translation MSNVGHALPDSPAIDFAPLIAALLAGDHAAALKETHRLRALGVSPEAIVTEGLEVAMDRLDEKCTIEQFNLLEIMLVGRAVAVVVHELFPEGLQPEKGRATFVIATLEGDVHDLGKNIVRTVLLGKGFRVVDLGRDCPVETLAEAAGREQARAVLVSGLISTVVPQVRRVRPALRRRGLDRVTVVAGGAALKQLSPADLDVDYVAETAFDGARYLENLVTTEGTVR, from the coding sequence ATGTCGAATGTCGGCCACGCGCTGCCAGATTCCCCTGCCATCGATTTTGCTCCGTTGATCGCCGCGCTGCTTGCCGGCGATCATGCCGCAGCACTGAAGGAAACGCACCGCCTGCGCGCTCTCGGTGTAAGCCCCGAGGCGATCGTCACCGAGGGGTTGGAAGTCGCCATGGACCGCCTCGACGAGAAATGCACCATCGAACAGTTCAACCTGCTGGAAATCATGCTGGTTGGCCGGGCGGTTGCGGTGGTGGTGCATGAGTTGTTTCCAGAAGGGCTCCAGCCCGAGAAGGGTCGCGCCACCTTCGTGATCGCGACTCTGGAGGGCGATGTGCATGATCTCGGCAAGAACATCGTGCGCACCGTGTTGCTCGGCAAAGGGTTTCGTGTCGTCGATCTCGGCCGCGACTGTCCGGTCGAAACCCTCGCAGAGGCTGCCGGCCGTGAGCAGGCGCGCGCCGTACTGGTGAGCGGCCTGATCAGCACGGTCGTGCCACAGGTGCGGCGCGTGCGCCCGGCGTTGCGCAGGCGCGGTCTCGATCGCGTAACGGTTGTCGCCGGCGGTGCCGCGCTCAAACAGCTGTCGCCGGCCGATCTCGATGTCGATTACGTTGCCGAAACCGCCTTCGACGGCGCGCGCTATCTGGAAAACCTGGTGACGACGGAAGGCACCGTGCGATGA
- a CDS encoding undecaprenyl-diphosphate phosphatase gives MELYPLFQALILGSIEGLTEFLPISSTGHLILAGDLLDFNDERGKLFEIVIQSGAILAVVWEYRHRFGKVLAGLPGDPVARRFVVNLFIAFLPLAVLGLLFGKAIKATLFAPIPVALAFIVGAFIILWAERRTHTITIHSVDDITPWDALKLGLAQACALIPGTSRSGSTIIGGLFFGLSRQAATEFSFFLAVPTLGAATVYQLYKERHLLVWDDLGLWVVGFVSAFVTAFLCVRWLLRYISHHDFTIFAWYRIVFGLVVIATWQLGIVDWTSP, from the coding sequence ATGGAGCTTTATCCTCTCTTCCAGGCGCTGATTCTCGGCTCAATCGAAGGCCTCACCGAATTCCTGCCGATCTCCAGCACCGGCCATCTGATCCTCGCCGGCGATCTGCTCGATTTTAACGACGAGCGCGGCAAGCTGTTTGAAATCGTCATTCAGTCCGGCGCCATCCTCGCCGTGGTCTGGGAATACCGCCACCGCTTCGGCAAGGTGCTCGCCGGCCTGCCCGGCGATCCGGTCGCGCGGCGTTTCGTCGTCAATCTCTTCATCGCCTTCCTGCCGCTCGCGGTGCTGGGGCTGCTCTTTGGCAAGGCGATCAAGGCCACGCTGTTTGCGCCCATACCGGTCGCCCTCGCCTTCATCGTCGGCGCCTTCATCATCCTCTGGGCCGAGCGGCGCACGCATACGATCACCATCCACTCGGTCGACGACATCACGCCGTGGGATGCCCTGAAACTCGGTCTTGCCCAGGCCTGCGCCTTGATTCCCGGCACCTCGCGCTCGGGCTCGACCATCATCGGCGGGCTGTTCTTCGGGCTTTCGCGGCAGGCGGCTACCGAATTTTCCTTCTTCCTCGCCGTGCCGACGCTCGGTGCCGCGACCGTCTATCAGCTCTACAAAGAACGCCATCTGCTCGTCTGGGACGATCTCGGCCTGTGGGTCGTCGGCTTCGTCTCCGCCTTCGTCACGGCTTTCTTGTGCGTGCGCTGGCTGTTGCGCTATATCAGCCACCACGACTTCACGATCTTCGCCTGGTACCGGATCGTCTTCGGCCTCGTCGTGATCGCCACTTGGCAGCTTGGGATCGTCGATTGGACCAGCCCCTGA
- a CDS encoding YqiA/YcfP family alpha/beta fold hydrolase, which yields MDQPLILYLHGFTSGPQSKKAQALARRMAERGLADRFLCPQLPASPAAAVALAEEILAKVGADGKRNVPPGADSSRKVGAGGTARVTLVGSSLGGFYATYLAERHGLRAVLVNPAVVAAIELERYLGPQTWLHSGESFEFTRAHIAELRALEVPKLADPSRYWLLVEEGDEVLDYRVAVARYAGARQTVLPGGDHGFTRWEAYLDEILAFAGLV from the coding sequence TTGGACCAGCCCCTGATTCTCTATCTGCACGGCTTCACCAGCGGCCCGCAGTCGAAAAAGGCGCAGGCGCTGGCACGTCGCATGGCGGAGCGGGGCTTGGCCGACCGTTTCCTCTGCCCCCAGCTACCCGCCTCGCCTGCCGCCGCCGTGGCGCTTGCCGAGGAGATCCTCGCGAAAGTCGGCGCTGACGGAAAAAGAAACGTCCCGCCGGGCGCCGACTCATCTCGAAAAGTCGGCGCTGGCGGGACGGCACGGGTAACCCTCGTCGGCTCCTCCCTCGGCGGTTTCTATGCGACGTATCTCGCCGAGCGGCACGGCTTGCGCGCCGTGTTGGTCAATCCGGCCGTCGTCGCCGCGATCGAGCTCGAACGCTACCTCGGTCCGCAGACCTGGCTCCATAGCGGCGAATCCTTCGAATTCACGCGCGCGCACATCGCCGAATTGCGCGCGCTGGAAGTGCCAAAGCTTGCCGATCCCTCACGCTACTGGCTGCTGGTCGAGGAAGGGGATGAAGTGCTCGATTACCGCGTCGCCGTCGCCCGCTATGCCGGCGCGCGGCAGACCGTGCTGCCCGGCGGCGATCACGGCTTCACGCGCTGGGAGGCCTATCTCGACGAAATTCTCGCCTTCGCCGGCCTCGTATAA
- a CDS encoding ribonuclease catalytic domain-containing protein: MNVLFEEDGAFKTGTIVADHDSSLQVDTSTGKRIKLKAAHVLLRFEQPAPDELLAQAESEMAGIDTEFLWEVAPEGEFDFAEMATEYVGHTPNPVEAAAVLLKLHAAPIYFHRKGKGRFRRAPPEILQAALAGLEKKRQQALAIERMVEELKAGQLPAEFAPLLPELLYKPDRNKPETKALEAACAATHETAERLLFRCGAIPDTHDYHLGRFLFEHFRSGTGFPPYAPAVAPADLPTAPVRAFSIDDAHTTEIDDAFSVEQKPDGGMRVGIHIAAPGLGFGPDADLGKIARQRLSTVYMPGNKITMLPEDVINAHTLAAGQDVPALSLYLDIAPDLRILAHETRIEHVPVAANLRHHDIEPKFNAETLAAGTVPEFEFRDELVRLWELATVLEAGRGKAGQQNRKDYTFRIDWEVETPQGPGRVTIEERPRGSPLDTLVAELMIVANTTWGALLRDAKLPGMYRAQTAGKARMTTVATPHEGLGVDCYAWSTSPLRRFADLVNQWQLIALLRNEKPPYPPKSAELMAVLRDFELTYASYAEFQRQMEHYWCLRWLLQEEVNEVTAQVLKENIVRCETLPLILRASGMLTLERGTRVRLAIADVDLLAAEAKATFVELLGPAPEAVEEEEGEG, encoded by the coding sequence ATGAACGTCCTCTTCGAAGAGGATGGCGCCTTCAAGACCGGCACCATCGTCGCCGACCACGACAGCTCCTTGCAGGTCGACACCAGCACCGGCAAGCGCATCAAGCTGAAAGCCGCCCACGTGCTGCTGCGTTTCGAGCAGCCCGCGCCTGACGAATTGCTCGCGCAGGCCGAAAGCGAGATGGCCGGGATCGATACCGAGTTTCTCTGGGAGGTCGCGCCGGAAGGCGAATTCGACTTCGCCGAGATGGCCACCGAGTATGTCGGCCACACGCCGAACCCGGTCGAAGCGGCTGCGGTGCTCTTGAAGCTGCATGCGGCGCCGATCTATTTCCACCGCAAAGGGAAAGGACGCTTCAGACGCGCGCCGCCGGAGATCCTGCAGGCCGCGCTCGCCGGGCTGGAAAAGAAGCGCCAGCAGGCGCTCGCCATCGAGCGCATGGTCGAGGAGCTCAAAGCCGGCCAGCTGCCAGCGGAGTTCGCGCCCCTGCTGCCCGAACTCCTCTACAAGCCCGACCGCAACAAGCCGGAAACCAAGGCGCTGGAGGCCGCCTGCGCGGCGACCCATGAAACGGCCGAGCGGCTGCTTTTCCGCTGTGGTGCGATTCCTGATACGCACGACTATCACCTCGGCCGCTTTCTCTTCGAGCACTTCAGGAGCGGCACGGGCTTTCCGCCCTACGCGCCGGCCGTCGCTCCGGCCGACCTGCCGACCGCACCGGTGCGGGCGTTTTCGATCGACGATGCGCACACCACCGAGATCGACGATGCCTTCTCGGTCGAGCAAAAACCCGATGGCGGCATGCGCGTGGGGATCCACATCGCTGCGCCGGGCCTGGGCTTCGGACCGGATGCCGATCTCGGCAAGATCGCCCGCCAGCGTCTGTCGACCGTCTATATGCCGGGCAACAAGATCACCATGCTGCCCGAGGACGTCATCAATGCCCACACGCTCGCCGCCGGACAGGATGTCCCGGCGCTGTCGCTCTATCTCGACATCGCGCCGGATTTGCGCATCCTCGCGCACGAGACGAGGATCGAGCATGTGCCGGTGGCAGCCAATCTGCGCCATCACGACATCGAGCCCAAGTTCAACGCCGAGACGCTCGCCGCCGGCACGGTGCCCGAGTTCGAATTTCGCGACGAACTGGTGCGCCTGTGGGAGCTCGCCACGGTGCTGGAAGCCGGCCGCGGCAAGGCGGGGCAGCAAAACCGCAAGGACTACACCTTCCGCATCGACTGGGAGGTCGAGACGCCGCAAGGGCCCGGCCGGGTGACGATCGAGGAGCGGCCGCGCGGCAGTCCCCTGGATACGCTCGTCGCCGAGCTGATGATCGTCGCCAACACCACCTGGGGGGCGCTGCTGCGTGATGCGAAACTCCCCGGCATGTATCGCGCCCAAACGGCGGGCAAGGCGCGTATGACGACGGTGGCCACCCCGCACGAGGGGCTGGGCGTCGATTGCTATGCCTGGTCGACCTCTCCCCTGCGGCGTTTCGCCGATCTCGTCAACCAGTGGCAACTGATCGCGCTGTTGCGCAACGAGAAACCGCCCTATCCCCCGAAGTCTGCGGAGTTGATGGCGGTGCTCAGGGACTTCGAGCTCACCTACGCGAGCTACGCCGAATTCCAGCGCCAGATGGAACATTACTGGTGCCTGCGCTGGCTCTTGCAGGAGGAAGTGAACGAGGTCACGGCCCAGGTGCTCAAGGAAAACATCGTGCGCTGCGAGACGCTGCCGTTGATCCTCCGCGCCAGCGGCATGCTGACGCTCGAGCGCGGCACGCGCGTGCGGCTGGCCATCGCCGACGTCGACCTCTTGGCCGCCGAGGCGAAAGCCACCTTCGTCGAGCTGCTCGGCCCGGCCCCCGAGGCCGTCGAGGAGGAGGAAGGGGAAGGGTAG
- a CDS encoding TonB family protein: MPFALPWPTSLARLAPAERHLAVALVVSVFLHAVLLSIHFKLPEKLDNVREQALDVILVNAKHAEKPVKAQAKAQANLDAGGNTEAPRRAKTPLPPSRESHSGDDLVAARQRVALLEQQQRELLTKRGTEHAIRPQTEPTLDAQQAEISGRDLATAARALVRLEAEIGRSIDEYNQRPKRKFIGARVEEYRFAQYVEDWRQKVERVGNLNYPEAARGKLYGSLILTVAIKNDGSLERVELNRSSGHKVLDEAAQRIVRLAAPFAAFPENIRRDTDIIEITRTWTFTGADQLSTN; encoded by the coding sequence ATGCCCTTCGCCCTCCCCTGGCCCACTTCGCTCGCCCGCCTCGCCCCAGCCGAGCGTCACCTCGCCGTGGCGCTGGTGGTTTCTGTTTTCCTGCACGCCGTCCTGCTCTCGATACACTTCAAGCTGCCAGAGAAGCTGGACAACGTGCGCGAGCAGGCGCTCGACGTCATCCTCGTCAATGCCAAGCATGCCGAAAAACCCGTCAAGGCACAGGCCAAGGCGCAGGCGAATCTCGATGCCGGCGGCAACACCGAAGCACCCCGGCGGGCGAAAACCCCCTTGCCACCCAGCCGGGAAAGCCACAGCGGCGACGACCTCGTCGCCGCCCGCCAGCGCGTCGCGCTGCTCGAACAGCAGCAGCGCGAGCTGCTCACCAAACGTGGCACGGAGCATGCCATCCGGCCGCAGACCGAACCCACTCTCGATGCGCAGCAGGCCGAGATCTCCGGCCGCGATCTCGCCACTGCGGCGCGGGCATTGGTGCGGCTGGAAGCGGAAATCGGCCGTTCGATCGACGAATACAACCAGCGGCCGAAACGCAAGTTCATTGGCGCGCGCGTCGAGGAATACCGCTTCGCGCAATATGTCGAGGACTGGCGGCAGAAGGTCGAGCGCGTCGGCAACCTCAACTACCCCGAAGCGGCGCGCGGCAAGCTCTACGGCAGCCTGATCCTCACCGTGGCGATCAAGAACGACGGCAGTCTGGAACGTGTCGAGCTCAACCGTTCCTCCGGCCACAAGGTGCTCGACGAGGCCGCGCAGCGCATCGTGCGGCTGGCCGCGCCTTTCGCTGCCTTTCCGGAGAACATCCGCCGCGATACCGATATCATCGAAATCACCCGCACCTGGACGTTCACCGGCGCGGATCAACTCTCCACGAACTGA
- a CDS encoding NYN domain-containing protein, with amino-acid sequence MALSADDVSMALFCDFENIALGVRDAQYEKFDIKPVLERLLLKGSIVVKKAYCDWERYKSFKAAMHEANFELIEIPHVRQSGKNSADIRMVVDALDLCYTKSHVNTFVIISGDSDFSPLVSKLRENAKRVIGVGVKQSTSDLLIANCDEFIYIDDLMRKRSREDKQAKKPIDPQEMEARRAKGLEMAAATLEALLEDRSDDEKVWASVLKEAIKRRHPGFNEAYHGFKTFGALLEEAARRGLMEVGREANSTYVKRRLAQTSAETTPTETTAPEPATMQPSASTAGGAVPPAPTLRGEAAPGGTLPIPPEPALESPPAEAAETTAAPAPRRRSRGRKPAAVTEVPAAAESAPVAPATPAETAPAAPVEAKVETQEKPARKPRSPRRRKNQAPATS; translated from the coding sequence ATGGCCCTTTCCGCCGACGACGTCAGCATGGCGCTGTTCTGCGATTTCGAAAACATCGCGCTCGGCGTGCGCGATGCCCAATACGAAAAATTCGACATCAAGCCGGTGCTCGAACGCCTGCTACTCAAGGGCAGCATCGTCGTCAAGAAGGCCTATTGCGACTGGGAGCGCTACAAGAGCTTCAAGGCGGCGATGCACGAGGCGAATTTCGAGCTGATCGAAATCCCGCACGTGCGCCAGTCGGGCAAGAACTCCGCCGACATCCGCATGGTGGTCGATGCGCTCGACCTCTGTTACACCAAGAGCCACGTCAATACTTTCGTCATCATCTCGGGCGACTCGGATTTTTCGCCGCTCGTCTCGAAACTGCGCGAGAACGCCAAGCGGGTGATCGGCGTCGGCGTCAAGCAATCGACCTCCGACTTGTTGATCGCCAACTGCGACGAGTTCATCTACATCGACGACCTGATGAGGAAACGGAGCCGCGAGGACAAGCAGGCCAAGAAGCCCATCGACCCGCAGGAAATGGAGGCGCGCCGCGCCAAGGGTCTGGAGATGGCCGCCGCCACGCTGGAAGCGCTGCTCGAAGACCGCAGTGACGACGAGAAGGTCTGGGCCTCGGTGCTCAAGGAAGCAATCAAGCGTCGCCATCCGGGTTTCAACGAGGCCTATCACGGCTTCAAGACCTTCGGCGCACTGCTCGAAGAGGCGGCGCGGCGCGGGCTGATGGAAGTCGGCCGCGAGGCCAACAGCACCTATGTGAAGCGGCGCCTCGCGCAAACTTCGGCCGAAACGACACCGACCGAAACCACAGCCCCCGAGCCTGCGACGATGCAGCCGAGCGCATCCACGGCAGGGGGTGCCGTCCCGCCAGCGCCGACTTTACGAGGTGAGGCGGCGCCCGGCGGGACGCTCCCAATTCCGCCAGAACCGGCTTTGGAATCTCCGCCGGCAGAGGCCGCCGAAACCACAGCCGCGCCGGCGCCCCGCCGTCGCAGCCGCGGCCGCAAACCCGCCGCAGTGACCGAAGTGCCAGCCGCCGCAGAATCCGCTCCCGTGGCGCCCGCCACACCCGCCGAAACGGCGCCGGCCGCTCCCGTCGAGGCCAAGGTCGAGACGCAGGAAAAGCCCGCCCGCAAGCCGCGCAGTCCGCGGCGCCGGAAAAATCAGGCGCCGGCGACGTCGTGA
- a CDS encoding proton-conducting transporter membrane subunit, with translation MTAQEWLPLAVLASSFLPGLVIFTLPERWIGVRTTLNLFGAIAKLVLVGLLLAGVATGEAYGIRYAVLPGLDLAFKADALGLLFISLSAVLWLLTTLYAIGYLEGAPHRSRFFGFFSLCVTATMGIAMAANLFTFFVFYELLTLATFPLVVHRGTAAAMKGGTVYLAYTLIGGTLLLTGIVWLHHLAGHTEFGHRGFAAALGPTAASHLKLIFLFLILGVGVKAALVPLHGWLPRAMVAPAPVSALLHAVAVVKAGAFGIVRIVYEVYGVEFAASLDLLTPLAIVAAITILWGSLRALAQDDLKKRLAFSTVSQVSYIALGVALFGPIGTIGGLVHLVHQGIMKITLFFCAGNYAETLGIHKVSEMNGVGRRMPLTTLAFSIAALGMMGAPWTAGAVSKAWLIDGARAAGMDWAIWVLWASSLLNAAYFLPILWRAWLRPMPATWPDEHILRRGSLETSRLLLLPPLVTAAAVLIAGIWAEADWSPLSWARLIAVREYVMPVQ, from the coding sequence ATGACTGCGCAGGAATGGCTGCCGCTTGCCGTGCTCGCTTCTTCCTTCTTGCCCGGACTCGTCATCTTCACGCTGCCGGAACGCTGGATCGGTGTGCGCACGACGCTCAACCTGTTCGGTGCAATCGCCAAGCTCGTGCTGGTCGGCCTGCTGCTCGCTGGCGTCGCGACAGGCGAAGCCTATGGCATCCGCTATGCCGTGTTGCCAGGGCTCGATCTCGCTTTCAAGGCCGATGCGCTGGGGCTCTTGTTCATCTCGCTGTCGGCCGTCTTGTGGCTGCTCACGACGCTCTACGCGATCGGTTACCTCGAAGGCGCGCCACACCGCAGCCGCTTCTTTGGCTTCTTCAGCCTGTGTGTCACCGCGACGATGGGCATCGCGATGGCGGCCAATTTGTTCACGTTCTTCGTCTTCTACGAATTATTGACGCTCGCGACCTTCCCTCTGGTCGTGCATCGCGGCACCGCAGCGGCGATGAAGGGCGGCACCGTCTATCTCGCCTACACCCTGATCGGCGGCACGCTACTGCTCACCGGCATCGTCTGGTTGCATCACTTGGCCGGCCATACCGAATTCGGTCATCGCGGTTTTGCTGCGGCGCTCGGCCCCACCGCTGCCAGCCATCTCAAGCTCATCTTCCTGTTCCTGATCCTTGGCGTCGGCGTCAAGGCAGCGCTCGTGCCGCTGCATGGCTGGCTGCCGCGCGCGATGGTAGCTCCCGCACCGGTCTCGGCCCTGCTGCATGCGGTGGCGGTGGTCAAGGCGGGTGCTTTCGGTATCGTGCGCATCGTCTATGAGGTCTATGGCGTCGAATTCGCTGCATCGCTCGATCTATTGACGCCGCTTGCGATAGTCGCCGCGATCACCATCCTGTGGGGTAGCCTGCGTGCGCTTGCCCAGGACGACCTCAAAAAACGTCTTGCGTTCTCGACCGTGAGCCAGGTCTCCTATATCGCGCTTGGTGTCGCCCTGTTTGGGCCGATCGGCACGATCGGCGGGCTCGTGCATCTGGTGCATCAGGGCATCATGAAAATCACACTCTTTTTCTGCGCCGGCAACTACGCGGAAACCTTGGGAATTCACAAAGTGAGCGAAATGAACGGCGTCGGCCGGCGCATGCCGCTGACTACGCTCGCCTTTTCGATCGCCGCGCTCGGCATGATGGGCGCGCCCTGGACGGCCGGCGCGGTGAGCAAGGCCTGGCTGATCGATGGTGCGCGCGCGGCCGGCATGGACTGGGCGATCTGGGTGTTGTGGGCATCGAGCCTTTTGAATGCCGCCTACTTCCTGCCGATCCTCTGGCGCGCCTGGTTGCGGCCGATGCCGGCGACCTGGCCTGATGAACACATCCTGCGGCGGGGTTCCCTTGAGACGAGCCGGCTGCTGCTTCTGCCGCCGCTCGTCACGGCGGCGGCGGTGCTCATCGCCGGCATCTGGGCGGAAGCCGATTGGAGCCCGCTTTCCTGGGCGCGGCTGATTGCCGTCCGAGAGTATGTGATGCCGGTACAGTGA
- a CDS encoding complex I subunit 5 family protein codes for MSDPLIWLILLPLFWTTLAFLFGPARGAWLAITGAAAQLALAVALALKVGADRTAHHHPVGGWDAPLGIDLTADGLSAALLLLTQCVALPLFIYAHRYFRAGDPTGRYFWPLAGFLLAGMNALFASADLFNLYVTLELVGLAAVGLVAAEGGTRQLAAALRYLFATLVGSGLYLLGVALLYGAYGTVSSAMLTALVSDAAPRLVWIAAALMVVGLMVKTALFPFHFWLPPAHGGAPAPVSALLSALVVKASFYLLLRLWLGPFAALLPSFAGFIATCGAMAIFWGSWRAIRAERIKALIAWSTVAQLGYLFLIFPLFTAPAALAAGLTQVFAHGLAKAGFFAAAGVFIKTTGQDTVAGLAGAASRRPLTLFAWGLSGMTLMGLPPSAGFLAKWQLIELALDRGLWPIVYVVLAGGLMTAVYVFRVLRQAFLPATATAPHHKVPRTLEWMAFVLSAASVLIGLRAIELVALAGVIA; via the coding sequence ATGAGTGATCCGCTGATTTGGCTGATCCTGCTGCCGCTCTTTTGGACGACGCTCGCTTTCCTGTTTGGGCCGGCGCGTGGTGCATGGCTCGCCATCACGGGCGCCGCGGCTCAGCTTGCGCTTGCCGTGGCGCTGGCGCTGAAAGTCGGCGCTGACAGAACGGCACATCATCACCCCGTCGGCGGCTGGGACGCCCCCCTCGGCATCGATCTGACCGCCGATGGACTCTCGGCTGCCTTGCTTCTTCTCACTCAGTGCGTCGCACTGCCGCTGTTCATTTATGCGCACCGCTACTTTCGTGCCGGGGATCCCACCGGCCGTTACTTCTGGCCGCTTGCGGGTTTTTTGCTGGCTGGCATGAACGCCTTGTTCGCCTCGGCTGATCTGTTCAATCTCTACGTCACGCTCGAACTCGTCGGACTGGCGGCAGTGGGGCTGGTCGCCGCCGAGGGCGGCACGCGACAGCTTGCCGCGGCATTGCGCTATCTTTTTGCCACGCTGGTCGGTTCGGGTCTTTATCTCTTGGGCGTCGCATTGCTCTATGGCGCTTATGGCACGGTATCGAGCGCGATGCTCACGGCCCTGGTGAGCGATGCTGCACCCCGGCTCGTCTGGATCGCCGCCGCGCTGATGGTCGTCGGCCTGATGGTGAAGACGGCCCTGTTCCCCTTCCATTTCTGGCTGCCGCCGGCCCACGGCGGCGCACCGGCACCGGTCTCGGCCCTGCTTTCGGCATTGGTCGTCAAAGCCTCGTTTTATCTCTTGCTACGCCTGTGGTTGGGGCCTTTCGCCGCCCTGTTGCCGAGCTTCGCCGGCTTCATCGCGACGTGCGGCGCGATGGCGATCTTCTGGGGTTCCTGGCGGGCGATCCGCGCCGAGCGCATCAAGGCGCTCATCGCCTGGTCGACGGTGGCGCAGCTCGGCTATCTGTTCCTGATCTTTCCACTATTCACTGCACCGGCTGCGCTCGCGGCCGGCCTGACGCAGGTCTTCGCCCACGGGCTCGCCAAGGCGGGATTTTTTGCCGCAGCAGGCGTATTCATCAAAACGACCGGCCAGGACACGGTAGCGGGGCTTGCCGGCGCTGCCAGCCGGCGGCCGCTGACACTGTTCGCCTGGGGTTTGTCCGGCATGACACTGATGGGCCTGCCGCCTTCGGCGGGTTTTCTCGCCAAATGGCAGCTCATCGAACTCGCGCTCGACCGCGGGCTGTGGCCGATCGTCTACGTCGTGCTGGCAGGTGGCCTGATGACCGCGGTCTATGTCTTCCGCGTGCTGCGGCAGGCGTTTTTGCCTGCTACCGCAACAGCGCCGCACCACAAGGTGCCGCGCACACTCGAATGGATGGCGTTTGTGCTCTCCGCTGCCAGTGTCCTCATCGGCTTGCGCGCTATCGAGTTGGTCGCTTTGGCAGGAGTGATCGCATGA
- a CDS encoding NADH-quinone oxidoreductase subunit K, with product MMSSGLLYALVGLALFAFGLAGVVLIGHLLRRILAFNLMGSGAFLVLVGLAQRNDLPDPLPQAMVLTGIVVSVAATALALALVRRLQALTGKPELPEAEDE from the coding sequence ATGATGAGCAGCGGACTCCTTTACGCACTGGTCGGTCTCGCCCTGTTTGCGTTCGGCTTGGCCGGCGTGGTGCTGATTGGCCACCTGCTGCGCCGCATCCTCGCCTTCAACCTGATGGGTAGCGGTGCCTTTTTGGTGCTGGTGGGTCTGGCACAGCGCAACGATCTGCCCGATCCGCTACCACAGGCGATGGTGCTCACCGGCATCGTCGTTTCGGTGGCCGCCACCGCCTTGGCGCTCGCCCTCGTACGCCGGCTTCAGGCGCTGACAGGCAAGCCAGAATTGCCCGAGGCAGAGGATGAGTGA